A genomic stretch from Flavobacterium nitratireducens includes:
- a CDS encoding endonuclease III domain-containing protein produces MDLFNKPIDWKEELLPILEKYRDKIHPLEYRNIYQLLIMTILSAQDSDDNINKIALAFFNKFPDLLSLAQSDTKEINIFILDIKYHKNKALWIFNIAKKIKNESHITLILKELTSLKVVGRKSANVIISEAKVTLGGIMVDLHVLSVAPRIGIIKPTKDGSKAEKDLMAVLPREIWNDIGMCISFLGREICRPHPKCYEYPIKYCCQYAMKQ; encoded by the coding sequence ATGGATTTATTCAACAAACCAATTGATTGGAAAGAAGAATTACTCCCAATTTTAGAGAAATATAGGGACAAAATACATCCTTTAGAGTACAGAAATATTTATCAATTACTTATCATGACAATTTTATCTGCTCAAGATTCAGACGACAACATTAATAAAATTGCTCTTGCTTTTTTTAATAAATTTCCTGATTTATTAAGCCTAGCTCAATCAGATACAAAAGAAATAAATATTTTTATTCTTGATATAAAATATCACAAAAACAAAGCTCTTTGGATTTTCAATATCGCAAAAAAAATAAAGAACGAATCACATATTACATTAATATTAAAAGAATTAACATCATTAAAAGTAGTCGGCCGGAAATCCGCAAATGTAATTATAAGTGAAGCCAAAGTAACATTAGGAGGAATAATGGTTGACTTACATGTTCTAAGTGTAGCTCCAAGAATTGGAATTATAAAACCAACAAAAGATGGTTCAAAAGCAGAAAAAGATTTGATGGCTGTATTACCAAGAGAAATTTGGAATGACATAGGTATGTGTATTTCATTTTTAGGGAGAGAAATTTGTCGTCCTCATCCAAAATGTTATGAATATCCAATAAAATATTGTTGCCAATACGCTATGAAACAATAA
- a CDS encoding IS982 family transposase, whose protein sequence is MSNLEANYELILTELRKLTKTENFYFKPIKPKLSDIELISLIILAEFKSIDSEHQLFREIKGLDISSKIERNVYNRRKRQLFFHIEEIRMKMVEKFNEFENYFVVDSMPLEVCKIARSSRSKICKEEDYALPNKGFCASQNLHYYGYKLHAVCSIEGVFQSFDLTPASVHDIHYLKDIKSQLSDCVLIGDRGYLSQTIQLDLFNEVNIELETPKRVNQKDYKPQFYQFKKFRKRIETLFSQLCDQFMIRRNYAKSFKGFKTRILSKITTLTTIQYLNKFVFGRNLNNLKINLT, encoded by the coding sequence ATGAGCAACTTAGAGGCAAATTACGAATTAATTCTTACGGAATTACGAAAACTAACAAAAACAGAAAATTTTTATTTCAAACCTATAAAACCAAAATTATCTGACATTGAACTGATTAGCTTAATTATTTTGGCAGAATTTAAATCTATTGATTCTGAACATCAGCTTTTTAGAGAAATAAAGGGTCTTGATATTAGTTCAAAAATCGAACGTAATGTTTATAACAGAAGAAAACGACAGTTGTTTTTTCATATTGAAGAAATAAGAATGAAAATGGTTGAAAAATTTAATGAATTTGAAAATTATTTTGTGGTTGATAGTATGCCTTTAGAGGTTTGCAAAATAGCTCGTTCTTCAAGAAGTAAAATTTGTAAAGAAGAAGATTATGCCCTTCCAAATAAAGGATTTTGCGCCTCTCAAAATTTACACTATTACGGATACAAATTGCATGCTGTATGTTCTATTGAAGGAGTTTTTCAAAGTTTTGATTTAACTCCTGCTTCGGTTCATGATATTCATTATCTAAAAGATATAAAATCGCAATTATCAGATTGTGTGTTGATTGGAGATAGAGGATACCTCTCTCAAACCATCCAACTTGATTTGTTTAATGAGGTAAATATCGAATTGGAAACTCCGAAACGGGTGAATCAAAAAGACTATAAACCACAGTTTTATCAATTTAAAAAGTTTAGAAAACGTATAGAAACCTTATTCTCTCAATTGTGTGATCAGTTTATGATTAGGCGTAATTATGCTAAATCTTTTAAAGGATTTAAAACAAGGATTCTTTCTAAAATAACGACATTAACCACTATACAATATTTAAACAAATTCGTCTTTGGAAGAAACCTCAATAATCTGAAAATTAATTTAACTTAA